The following proteins are co-located in the Halococcus salsus genome:
- a CDS encoding bacterio-opsin activator domain-containing protein, whose amino-acid sequence MVEMAAFLCERGYEGLRRATRTHRADLVVRLCGEVGLRPSEIVAVGIDDLHEVDSVEFLAVDGREAFVPEAVGHALRKYASTVDDGPLIDVSPRRVQMLVRETGERAAEATGDDRFRGVSTRDLRAAHARRLLSDGTDPRVVLAVSAYERLSALEPHLAAPDHEAVAAAFAEDGNRAERPPARLQRAVTVAADVGEALAAATEPSAIHETVCARLADTDGYRFAWTATVTGDDTAVHAHAGVAADTVERTLLDRAELVEEALDDRTVRTEAGESSTLVVVPLVSQEPTRSVLGLGVASGAVVPLERDLLQVLGTQIGHALAAVERRRLLLADSVTELRFDVDTEAAVLPRVAAGLDCTFELVGVVPTDEGLLCYVAVRNATPDAVLERATTTDAVGDVRFVGDDEDGVVLEVTLHRSPLRTFVTAGGYARSYEVDAGGGTIVGELAPDTDVRGVVEAVADTFPGVHLAAKRKADHEVATGGGFRGPLADDLTDRQAAVLRAAFFGGYFEWPRDSTAEELADSLDVSPPTLHHHLRVAQQKLLRAFLDGT is encoded by the coding sequence ATGGTAGAGATGGCCGCGTTTCTCTGCGAGCGGGGGTACGAGGGGCTCCGCCGGGCGACCCGGACCCACCGGGCCGACCTCGTCGTTCGGCTCTGTGGTGAGGTGGGACTCCGGCCGAGCGAAATCGTCGCGGTCGGGATCGACGACCTCCACGAGGTCGACTCGGTCGAGTTTCTCGCCGTCGACGGGCGCGAGGCGTTCGTTCCGGAGGCGGTGGGCCACGCCCTCCGGAAGTACGCCAGCACCGTCGACGACGGCCCCCTGATCGACGTCTCGCCGCGCCGGGTGCAGATGCTGGTTCGGGAGACCGGCGAGCGGGCGGCCGAGGCGACCGGCGACGACCGGTTTCGCGGGGTGTCGACGCGCGACCTCCGGGCCGCCCACGCGCGTCGGCTCCTATCCGACGGGACCGACCCTCGGGTCGTGCTCGCGGTGAGCGCCTACGAACGGCTGTCGGCGCTCGAACCCCACCTCGCGGCCCCCGACCACGAGGCGGTCGCCGCGGCGTTCGCCGAGGACGGGAACCGGGCCGAGCGCCCGCCGGCGCGGCTCCAGCGGGCGGTGACGGTCGCGGCCGACGTGGGCGAGGCGCTCGCCGCCGCGACCGAGCCGTCGGCGATCCACGAGACCGTCTGCGCCCGGCTGGCCGACACCGACGGCTACCGGTTCGCGTGGACCGCGACGGTGACCGGGGACGACACCGCGGTCCACGCGCACGCGGGCGTGGCGGCCGACACCGTCGAACGGACCCTCCTCGACCGGGCGGAGCTCGTGGAGGAGGCGCTCGACGACCGAACGGTCCGGACCGAGGCGGGCGAGTCGTCCACGCTCGTCGTCGTCCCGCTCGTGAGCCAGGAGCCCACCCGGAGCGTGCTGGGACTCGGGGTCGCGAGCGGGGCGGTCGTCCCGCTCGAACGCGACCTCCTCCAAGTGCTCGGCACACAGATCGGCCACGCGCTGGCGGCGGTCGAGCGCAGGCGGCTCCTCCTCGCCGACAGCGTGACCGAACTCCGTTTCGACGTCGACACCGAAGCGGCCGTTCTCCCGCGGGTCGCGGCCGGGCTCGACTGTACATTCGAGCTGGTGGGAGTCGTCCCCACGGACGAGGGGTTGTTGTGTTACGTCGCGGTCCGGAACGCAACCCCGGACGCCGTCCTCGAACGGGCGACGACCACCGACGCGGTCGGGGACGTCCGGTTCGTCGGCGACGACGAGGACGGGGTGGTGCTCGAGGTCACGCTCCATCGCTCCCCCCTCCGGACCTTCGTGACGGCGGGCGGCTACGCCCGGTCGTACGAGGTCGACGCCGGTGGCGGGACGATCGTCGGCGAACTCGCCCCCGACACCGACGTTCGCGGCGTCGTCGAGGCCGTGGCCGACACGTTCCCCGGGGTCCACCTCGCGGCGAAGCGGAAGGCCGACCACGAGGTCGCGACCGGCGGGGGCTTCCGGGGACCGCTCGCCGACGACCTCACCGACCGCCAGGCCGCGGTGCTCCGGGCGGCGTTCTTCGGCGGCTACTTCGAGTGGCCGCGCGACTCCACCGCCGAGGAGCTGGCCGACTCGCTCGACGTCTCGCCGCCGACCCTCCACCACCACCTCCGGGTCGCCCAACAGAAGCTCCTCCGGGCCTTCCTCGACGGCACGTGA
- a CDS encoding acyl-CoA mutase large subunit family protein: MYDADDLDAIREGKERWADDTLDPVRSRHGERKDRFATVSNHEVDRLYTPADVADLDYEADLGFPGEEPYTRGVYPTMYRGRTWTMRQFAGFGTAEETNQRFKYLVEEGQTGLSTAFDMPTLMGIDSDDTMAMGEVGKEGVAVDTLRDMEVLFDGIDLEAVSTSFTINPSAPVIFAMYVALADRRGVPREKLRGTMQNDMLKEFIAQKEWVIPPEASLDLVTDTVEFAVEETPKIKPISVSGYHIREAGSTAIQELAFTLADGFAYVEDAMERGLEVDEFAPQLSFFFNSHNSIFEEVAKFRAARRIYARVMDEWYDAESPKSKQLKFHTQTAGQSLTAQQPLNNIARVTIQALAGVLGGTQSLHTNSYDEAHALPSEDAVRVALRTQQVIAEESGAADIVDPLGGSFAVEALTDETEEEAMAYIEEIREMGEGSVRDGVLHGIEDGYFHREIQDAAFEYQQRVERDEETVVGVNKYASEADTSPDLLHVDETAEEHQRERLESVKADRDDQAVREALSELETVVEAGENTMPAIVEAVKVGTTMGEVMQVFEARHGSYRETVTLA, translated from the coding sequence ATGTACGACGCCGACGACCTCGACGCCATCCGGGAGGGAAAGGAGCGCTGGGCCGACGACACCCTCGACCCGGTGCGCTCGCGCCACGGCGAACGCAAGGACCGCTTCGCCACGGTCTCGAACCACGAGGTCGATAGGTTGTATACCCCCGCCGACGTCGCCGACCTCGACTACGAGGCGGACCTGGGCTTCCCCGGCGAGGAACCCTACACCCGCGGGGTCTATCCCACGATGTACCGCGGCCGGACCTGGACGATGCGCCAGTTCGCGGGCTTTGGCACCGCCGAGGAGACCAACCAGCGGTTCAAGTATCTCGTCGAAGAGGGCCAGACGGGGCTCTCGACCGCGTTCGACATGCCGACCCTGATGGGGATCGACTCGGACGATACGATGGCGATGGGCGAGGTAGGGAAGGAAGGCGTCGCGGTCGACACCCTCCGCGATATGGAGGTCCTCTTCGACGGCATCGACCTCGAAGCCGTCTCGACCTCGTTCACGATCAACCCGAGCGCGCCCGTGATCTTCGCGATGTACGTCGCGCTCGCCGACCGGCGGGGCGTCCCACGCGAGAAGCTCCGCGGGACCATGCAGAACGACATGCTGAAGGAGTTCATCGCGCAGAAGGAGTGGGTAATTCCCCCGGAAGCGTCGCTCGACCTGGTGACGGATACAGTAGAATTCGCGGTCGAGGAGACCCCGAAGATCAAACCCATCTCGGTCTCGGGCTACCACATCCGGGAGGCGGGGTCGACCGCGATTCAGGAGCTCGCGTTCACGCTGGCCGACGGCTTCGCCTACGTCGAGGACGCGATGGAGCGCGGGCTAGAGGTGGACGAGTTCGCGCCCCAGTTGTCCTTCTTCTTCAACTCCCACAACTCGATCTTCGAGGAGGTCGCCAAGTTCCGGGCCGCCCGCCGGATCTACGCCCGCGTGATGGACGAGTGGTACGACGCGGAGAGTCCGAAATCGAAACAGCTCAAGTTCCACACCCAGACCGCGGGCCAGTCGCTCACCGCCCAGCAACCGCTCAACAACATCGCGCGGGTCACGATCCAGGCGCTCGCCGGCGTGCTCGGGGGGACCCAGAGCCTCCACACCAACTCCTACGACGAGGCGCACGCGCTGCCCTCCGAGGACGCGGTGCGGGTCGCGCTCCGAACCCAGCAGGTGATCGCCGAGGAGTCCGGTGCGGCCGACATCGTCGACCCGCTCGGCGGGAGCTTCGCGGTCGAGGCGCTCACCGACGAAACAGAAGAAGAAGCGATGGCGTACATCGAGGAGATCCGCGAGATGGGCGAGGGGTCGGTCCGCGACGGCGTGCTCCACGGGATCGAGGACGGCTACTTCCACCGCGAGATCCAGGACGCCGCCTTCGAGTACCAACAGCGCGTCGAGCGCGACGAGGAGACGGTGGTCGGCGTGAACAAGTACGCCAGCGAGGCCGACACCAGCCCCGACCTCCTCCACGTCGACGAGACGGCGGAGGAACACCAGCGCGAACGGCTCGAATCGGTGAAGGCCGACCGCGACGACCAGGCGGTGCGCGAGGCGCTGTCGGAACTCGAAACCGTCGTCGAGGCTGGTGAGAACACCATGCCGGCCATCGTCGAGGCGGTGAAGGTCGGGACCACGATGGGCGAGGTCATGCAGGTGTTCGAGGCGCGCCACGGCTCCTACCGCGAGACGGTGACCCTCGCGTAA
- a CDS encoding acetate--CoA ligase, which produces MEGDDVVEPSPAFRDRANCRTDPRDRFADDWPGSWAAAGDLLDWVEPYESVLAGDRPPFEWFTGGTLNACHECLDRHLAERKNHLALRWEGQLGERRSLTYLDLYHEVNAFAAALRDLGVEEGEVVTLYMPVIPELVVAMLACARLGAPHSVVFAGFSADALADRMDRADSRYLITCDGYYRRGDAINQKRRADNARLAIDHALAATVVVERLGGARLGADQHDYHALVDDHVGREIAPVARDAGDVLFLIHTSGTTGRPKSVAHTTGGYLAQVAWTARNVLDITPGDTYWCSADIGWVTGHSYIVYGPLALGTTTMLYEGTADHPEKDRIFSLIERNAVDVFYTAPTTIRSFMKWGPEYPARHDLSSLRLLGTVGKPIDPEAWHWYHDHVGGGSCPVVDTWWQTETGAILVSTLPGVDGMKPGAAGPPLPGIDAAVLAPDGTECPTGEVGTLAIRSPWPAMPRELATGTDWGSAAVSDDWQYRSGDKAVVDADGYIRVLGRADDAITVPGRRVGAAEIEGAVVGVDGVAEAAVVGVEHPTRGTAVHAYVSPEATRTADDALREAVLGAVEAAIGPMVRPERVVFTPELPKTRSGKIMRRLLKDVANGEPYGDISALRNPEVVGELESGDGVSEE; this is translated from the coding sequence ATGGAGGGCGACGACGTGGTCGAGCCGAGCCCGGCGTTCCGCGACCGTGCGAACTGCCGGACCGACCCCCGCGACCGGTTCGCCGACGACTGGCCCGGTTCCTGGGCCGCCGCCGGCGACCTGCTCGACTGGGTCGAACCCTACGAGTCGGTGCTCGCCGGCGACCGACCGCCGTTCGAGTGGTTCACCGGCGGAACGCTCAACGCCTGTCACGAGTGTCTCGACCGCCACCTCGCCGAACGCAAGAACCACCTCGCGCTCCGGTGGGAGGGCCAGCTCGGCGAGCGCCGGAGCCTCACCTACCTCGACCTCTATCACGAGGTCAACGCGTTCGCGGCCGCGCTCCGGGACCTGGGTGTGGAGGAGGGCGAGGTCGTCACCCTCTACATGCCGGTCATCCCCGAACTCGTCGTGGCGATGCTGGCGTGTGCCCGCCTCGGTGCCCCACACTCGGTGGTGTTCGCGGGCTTCTCGGCCGACGCGCTCGCCGACCGGATGGACCGCGCCGACTCGCGGTATCTGATCACCTGTGACGGCTACTACCGCCGTGGCGACGCGATCAACCAGAAACGCCGGGCGGACAACGCCCGGCTCGCCATCGACCACGCACTGGCGGCGACCGTCGTGGTCGAGCGGCTCGGCGGCGCGCGGCTCGGGGCCGACCAGCACGACTACCACGCGCTGGTCGACGACCACGTGGGTAGGGAGATCGCCCCGGTCGCCCGCGACGCCGGCGACGTCCTCTTTCTGATCCACACCTCCGGTACCACGGGCCGACCGAAGTCCGTCGCCCACACGACCGGGGGCTACCTCGCTCAGGTCGCCTGGACCGCCCGGAACGTGCTCGATATCACCCCCGGCGACACCTACTGGTGTTCGGCCGACATCGGCTGGGTGACGGGCCACTCCTACATCGTCTACGGGCCGCTCGCGCTCGGCACGACCACGATGCTCTACGAGGGGACCGCCGACCACCCCGAGAAGGACCGGATCTTCTCGCTGATCGAGCGCAACGCCGTCGACGTGTTCTACACCGCCCCCACGACGATCCGGTCGTTCATGAAGTGGGGCCCGGAGTATCCCGCACGTCACGACCTCTCGAGCCTCCGCCTGCTGGGGACCGTCGGTAAACCGATCGACCCCGAGGCGTGGCACTGGTATCACGACCACGTCGGCGGCGGCTCGTGTCCGGTGGTCGATACCTGGTGGCAGACCGAGACGGGCGCGATCCTCGTCTCGACCCTGCCGGGTGTGGACGGGATGAAACCCGGCGCGGCGGGACCGCCCTTGCCGGGCATCGACGCCGCCGTTCTCGCGCCGGACGGCACCGAGTGTCCGACCGGCGAGGTGGGGACGCTCGCGATCCGGTCGCCGTGGCCGGCAATGCCGCGCGAGCTCGCGACCGGGACCGACTGGGGGAGCGCCGCCGTCAGCGACGACTGGCAGTACCGCTCGGGCGACAAGGCGGTCGTCGACGCCGACGGCTACATCCGGGTGCTCGGGCGGGCGGACGACGCGATCACCGTCCCGGGTCGGCGGGTCGGCGCGGCGGAGATCGAGGGCGCGGTGGTCGGGGTCGACGGCGTCGCCGAGGCCGCCGTCGTCGGTGTGGAACATCCGACACGGGGAACGGCGGTCCACGCCTACGTCAGCCCCGAAGCCACCCGGACGGCCGACGACGCGCTTCGCGAGGCGGTGCTCGGGGCGGTCGAGGCCGCCATCGGGCCGATGGTTCGACCCGAACGGGTGGTGTTCACGCCCGAACTCCCGAAGACCCGCTCGGGCAAGATCATGCGCCGGCTCCTGAAAGACGTCGCCAACGGCGAGCCCTACGGCGATATCAGCGCGCTCCGCAACCCCGAGGTCGTCGGCGAGCTCGAATCCGGCGACGGTGTTTCGGAAGAATAG